In Desulfomicrobium macestii, the DNA window CGTCGTTTATGGCCCGGGCCGGGAGGCCGAGTTCCGGGACGGGCACGCCGACCAGCACGGCCAGGGCGTTTTCATCCATGGCCACCTGGGCCGTGAGGCGCGCGACCTCGGCCTGGGCCACGGCCACGACTTCCTCGGCCTGATGGCGGGCCAGTTCCGTGCTCATGCCGTGGGCCAGTTGGGCCATGGTCAGATCAAGGGTTGCCTGGCGGCTTTCAAGGGTTTCCCGGGCCAGAGCAAGATGTTCGCGGTCTCCGGCCAGGGTCAGATAGCCCCTTGCGACCTGGGACACGAGGCTGATGTGCGCGGCCCGCCGGGCCTCCTCCGTGGCCAGGTAGCTCTCCAGGGCCGAGTCCTCAAGGCTCTTCACCCGGCCGAAGAAGTCAAGCTCGAAGGAGGAGATTCCAAGCCCCACGTTCCACTGCCGGTCAATGCCCTCGATCCCGCCGTGCAGGTCCGCAGGCAGACGCTGGTTCGAGTTCTGGCCCGAGGCGTCGATGTTCGGGATACGGTCGGCGCGGGCGATGCCGAACTGGGCGCGGGCCTTGTCCATGGCCAGCACGGCCTGACGCAGGCTTCGGTTCTGGTTCAGGGCCGTGGATATGAGCTTTTGCAGGGCCGAGTCGGGGAACACGTCTCGCCAGCCAAGCTCGTCCACTCCGGCCAGGGGGCCGGTCTGGGTCGGTGCGTTCCAGGCCTCGGGCACGGGCATGGCCGGGCGCTCCCGTTCAGGAGCGAGGGTGGCGCAGCCGCTCAAGGCGACGAGCGCGATCACGAGTATCAATCTTCGCATGGGTGCCCTCCGGGGATGATGGCGCGAGTGGTCGATTTTTTGGGTTCCTTGCGGGAAAGTCCCAGCTTGGCCACGATGACGAAGAAGACCGGGATGAGCAGGGAGCCGATGATGGTCGAGGCGATGGTGCCGCCGATGACGCCCGTGCCGATGGAGTTCTGTCCGCCCGAACCCGCGCCGGAGTTCAGGGCCAGGGGCAGGACGCCAAGGCCGAAGGCCAGGGAGGTCATGAGGATGGGCCGCAGACGTTGCCGGGCCGCCTCGACCACCGCGGTCATGAGATCCATGCCCGATTCGGCCAGGCTCTTGGCGAACTCGACGATGAGGATGGCGTTTTTGGCCGCCAGGCCCATGGTCGTGAGCAGGCCGACCTGGAAGTAGACGTCATTGGTCAGGCCGCGCAGACTGACGGCGGCCAGGGCTCCGACGACGCCGATGGGCACGACCAGGATGACCGATGCGGGAAGGCTCCAGCTTTCATACAGGGCCGCCAGGCACAGGAATACGACGATGATGGAGAGACCGTAGAGCATGATGGTCTGCGAGCCTGCCTGACGTTCCTGGAAGGACAGGCCGGTCCAGGAGAAGCCGATGCCTTCGGGCAACTGACTGGCCAGGCTCTCCATGGTCGCCATGGCCTGCCCGGAGCTCTTGCCCGGAGCGGGCGCGCCGAGAATCTGCATGGCCGGAACGCCGTTGTAGCGCTCCAGGCGCGGCGAGCCCGAGGTCCAGTGCGCCGTGGCGAAGCTCGACATGGGCACCATCTGGCCGGATTTTCCGCGCACATGCCACCGGGCCAGATCCTCGGGCATCATGCGGTAGGGTGCCTCGCCCTGCATGATGACCTTCTTGACGCGGCCCTTGTCCAGGAAGTCGTTGACGTAGGAGCTGCCCCAGGCCGTGGCGATGACGCCGGTCACATCGGACACGGCAAGGCCCAGGGCGCCTGCCTTGTCCCAATCGATGTCGATGCGGTACTGCGGCGTGTCATCCAGACCGTTGGGGCGGACCATGGCCAGGTCAGGATGCTGTCTGGCCATGCCGAGGAGCTGGTTGCGGGCGGCCGTGAGCTTTTCGTGGCCGAGGCCCGCCATGTCCTGCAACTCGAAGTCGAACCCGGCCGCGTTGCCCAGTTCCATCACCGCAGGAGGGGAAAAGGCGAAGACCTGCGCGTCGCGGTACTGCGAGAACGCGGCCATGGCCCGTCCGGCGATGGCTTTGACGTGCATGTCGGGAGTCTTGCGCACGCTCCAGTCCTTGAGACGCACGAAGCACATGGCCGTGTTCTGACCGCTTCCGGCGAAGCTGAAGCCAGCCACCGCCATGAGCGATTGCACGGAGTCCTTCTCGGTTTCCAGGAAGTGATTTTCGATGCGCTCCAGCACATCAAGGGCGCGGTCCTGGGTCGCGCCGATGGGCAGCTGGACCTGCACGAAGAGGATGCCCTGGTCCTCGTCGGGAAGAAAACCCGTGGGCAGGCGCTGGAACAGGAACATCATGGCCGCGAGGATGAGCGCATAGAGGACCAGCGAGCGGCCCCAGCGCCGGGTCATGGACCCGACCAGCTTCTGATACCCATTGGCCGTGCGGTCGAAGCCGCGGTTGAACAGGCCGAAGAAGCCGCGTTTGCCCTGGCCGGGCTTGGCGGGCTTTAGCATTGTGGCGCACAGGGCCGGGGTCAGGATCAGGGCCACCAGGACGGAGAGGACCATGGCCGAGACCACGGTGATGGAGAACTGGCGGTAGATGACGCCCGTGGACCCGCCGAAGAAGGCCATGGGCACGAACACGGCGGACAGCACCAGGGCGATGCCGACCAGGGCCCCGGAGATCTGGGTCATGGACAGATGGGTCGCGTCCTTGGCCGACAGGCCGTCCTCGTGCATGATGCGCTCGACGTTCTCGACCACGACGATGGCGTCGTCCACCAGCAGGCCGATGGCCAGGACCATGGCGAACATGGTCAGGGTGTTGATGGAGTAGCCAAAGGCCGCCAGCACCCCAAAGGTGCCGAGCAGAACCACGGGCACGGCGATGGTCGGGATGAGCGTGGCCCGGAAGTTCTGCAGAAAGAGGTACATGACCAGAAAGACCAGCACGACGGCTTCAAGCAGGGTGCGGATCACCTCCTCGATGGAGATGCGCACGAAGGGCGTGGTGTCGAAGGCTTCCACGACCTTCATCCCGGCCGGAAAGGTCGAGCTGATGCTGTCCGTGTATTCGGCGATGGCCTCGACGGTCTTCAGGGCGTTGGCGCCGGTGGCCAGCTTGATGGCTAGGGCCGCCGCGGGCTGACCGTTGAAGCGGGAGACGATCTGCGAATTCTCGGCGCCCAGTTCCACCTTGGCCACGTCGCCCAGTCGCACCGTGGAGCCGTCGGTATGCACTTTCAGGAGGATGTTCCGGAATTGCTCCGGAGTCTGCAGGCGATCCTGAACGCTGACCGTGAAGTTGATGCGCTGTTCCTCCACAGAGGGCAGTCCGCCCAGCTGTCCTGCGGATATCTGGGCATTTTGGGCCTTGATGGCTGCCGCGACGTCGGCGGGCGTGAGGCTGTAGGAGTGCAATTTGTCAGGGTTGAGCCAGATGCGCATGGCGTGCTGCGAGCCGAACAGGGTGACCTCGCCGACGCCTTCCACGCGGCTCATGCCGTCGAGCACATTGGCGGCCACATAGTCGGCCAGTTCGGCCCTGGCCATGGAGCCGTCCTCGGACACGAATCCGAGTACCTGCACGAAGTTTCTGACCGCTTTCGTGACCTGCACGCCCTGGGCCTGCACTTCCTGCGGCAGCAGCGACATGGCCAGCTGCAGCTTGTTCTGGACCTGCACCTGGGCAATGTCCGGGTTGGTGCCGGCCTTGAAGGTCAGGGTGATTTCGGCCTGACCCGAGGACTGGCTGGTCGAGGACATGTAGTCCAGGTTGTCGATGCCCTTCATCTTCTGTTCGATGACCTGCGTGACCGCGTCTTCGAGCGTCTTGGCGGAGGCGCCGGGATAGGTCGCGCTGATGGCCACGGAAGGCGGAGCGATGGGCGGATACTGGGATATGGGCAGGCCGGTTATGGCCAGCACGCCGCCAAGCATGGCGGCGATGGCCAGAACCCAGGCGAATACCGGGCGATTGATGAAAAAATGTGCCATGAGAGCTCCTTACATTGTGTCTTTTGCGACACGGACCTGCACGCCGGGGCGCGCCTTCTGCAAACCTTCGACGACCACTCGGTCTCCGGCGGCCAGTCCCTGGCGCACAACCCAGTCACCATCGACCGCCCGGTCCAGTTCCAGGGGGCGGACAGCCACCTTTTCCTCGCCGTCCACGATCATGGCCATGGCTTTGCCATGCGCGTCGCGGACCACGGCCTGTTGCGGAATGAGCAGCGCATTGGCCAGCACCCCCTCCTCGACGACGGCGCGGACGTACATGCCCGGCAGAAGGTCGCGTTCGGGGTTGGGGAAGACGGCGCGCAGGGTGACGGAGCCGGTGCTCTGATCCACGCTGGCCTCGGCCAGTTGCAGGATGCCCTCATGGGCATAGGTTGCGCCGTCTTCGAGGATCAGGCGGACTTTTGTCGCGGCTGCGCCGGCGGACTGGACGGCCCCGCTCTTGAGGGCGTGCTTCATGCGCAAAAGTTCAACGTTGGACTGGGTGAGATCCACATAGATGGGGTCGAGTTGCTGCACCGTGGCCATGGCCTGGGCCTGATTGGCCGTGACCAGGGCGCCCGGGGTGATGGTGGACCGACCGATGCGGCCGCTTATGGGCGAGAGGACCCTGGTCCGCTCAAGATCGATGTGCGCGGCGCCAAGCTCGGCCTGCGCCGCGGCCACATTGGCCTCCGCCAGGGCCAGGGCGGCCTGGACCTCGTCGTGGTCCTGCTGGCTGACGGCCTTGGTGCGGATCAGGTCACGATAGCGCACCGCTTTCAGCCGGGCGGGCTCCAGTTCGGCCTTGGCCTTGGCCACTGCCGCCTTGGCGCGGGCCACGGCCACTTCATAGGTCGAAGGGTCGATCTGGTAGAGCAGATCGCCGGATTTGACCTCGGTCCCTTCCTCAAAGGCCCGCTTCAGGATGATGCCGCCCACCTGCGGCCGGATCTCGGCCATCTGGTATACGGCGGTGCGTCCCGGCAATTCCGTGGTCAGACGGACGTTTGTTTCCTGCATGGTGACCACGGCCACTTCCGGAGCGGGAGCAACCTGGGCTGCGGCTGGCTGGTTGGCTTGCGACGGCTTGTTCCAGGCGAGATAGCCAAGGCCGACGGCGACCACGACGACAACGGGAATAAGTATTTTCTTCATTTGGTCCTTCCAGGATTTCTTGTTTTGAAAATATTATGTGAACGGTCGTTCACTTTAAGGGCAAAAAAAAATTAAGGGGATACGCCTCGGACAAACATTTTCCAGTTGGCCTCGGCCTGGGTCTTGGGATCAATCATGTCGCCGCGCCTGCTGTACAGGATGGCGATGGTCAGGAACTGACCCAGAAACTGCACGAAGATCTCATCGGCATCGATGTCGTCGCGGATTTCCCCGGCAATCTGGCCCTGGCGGATGATCCCGGCCACCTCGGACTGGTGCCGCTGATGGTTCTTCAGCAGGCGCTCCCGCAGGTGGTTCTCGTCACTCCACAGCGCGTCCGAGAGCACGAGGTTGGGTAGCGCCCGGTAGCGCTCGACCACGCTGATGTGCAGGTCGTAGCAGCGGCGCAGCTTGGTCAGTGCGGGGCCCGGTTCCTTGATGGCCTGGCGGATTCCTTCGGTCTTGACGTCGTCGAGCAGGTCCAGGACGCTGGCCAGTATGTCGGCCTTGCCGCCTGGAAAATGCCTGTACAGGGCCGGCGCGGTCACGCCCACGGCGCGGGCCACGTTGCGCGCGGTGAGGGCCCCGACACCCTGGTCGGCAACCAGTGCGAGGGCCGCTTCGGCGATCTGTTCGCGACGGATTATGGTGGTGAGTCTCTTTGCCATGGAGGGGCTAGTTAACGACCGTTCACTTTGTCGTCAAGAGCAAAATGTGAGGTGGAAGGAAGAAATTTTGGTGTGATTGTGCGGAGGGGTGGAGTCAGAATGCTAAAAAGATTGAAGAGATTAGGGATTTGTGCGGCCAGCGGCCCGTTGCCGCCATGGCCTTGAGGCCCGCCGGAACTCCTTCGCGGGCCTCGTAGAGTTGAATCGTTGCGTGCAGGGCGGAAATTTCTGGGCAGTGCGCCCGGCAACGATTCAACAAACGATGCCTGGCTCAGTCAGACAGCCGACGCGCCTCAAGACCATGACGGCAACGGACCTTGAGGTACTGGCGGGTGGTAGCTGGTCGTGATTGAGGGAGGGTTGGAGTCAGAATATTGATAAGATTTCGGAGATTTAGGGTGTTGCGCGATTAGTGCTCCGTTGCCATCATGGGCTTGAGGTACTGGCGGGTGGTTGCTGGTCGTGATTGAGGGAGGGTTGGAGTCAGAATGTTGGAAAGATTTCGGAGGGTTAGGGTGTTACGCGATTAGTGCTCCGTTGCCACCATGGGCTTGTGGTGCTGGCGGGTGATTGCTGGCCGTGATTGTGGGAGGATTGGAGTCATTGTTTGAAGAAGATTGGGGAGATTAAGGGGTAATGTGCGACCGGCGGTCCGTTTCCGTCATGGCCTTGTGTTGAAAAAAAAAGTACTTGCACTTTGCAGGGGCATTTATTAGCAAGATGAGAATTATTCCTGATAACAAAAACATTCAAGGAGAATACCAATGAGCAAGACCACCGAGAATTTGAAAGAGGCTTTTGCCGGAGAATCCCAGGCCAACCGTAAGTATCTGGCTTTCGCCAAGAAGGCCGAAGAAGAAGGGCTGCCGCAGGTTGCCAAGTTGTTCCGGGCTGCGGCGCACGCCGAGACCATTCACGCCCATGCCCACCTTCGCCTCATGAAGGGTATCGGCTCCACGGCCGAGAATCTCAAGGAAGCCGTGGCCGGTGAAACGCATGAATTCAAGTCCATGTATCCGGCCATGATCGCCGATGCCCAGGCCGAAGGCGAAAAGGCTGCCGAGAAATATTTCGTTTTCGCCAACCAGGCCGAGGAATGCCACGCAAACCTCTACTCCAAGGCGGCGGAAAAGATGGGTGAGCTGGCGGCAGTGGACTACTATGTCTGCAGCATCTGCGGTCACATCCATGAAGGCGAGCCTACCGAAAAGTGTCCGATCTGCGGCGCGCCGGCCAAGGCATACGGCGTCGTGGCCTAGAGGCCTTGAGCCTTCCCGCCGGATTGCTGGAAAAGCCGCGTTCCCCTTTCGGGAGCGCGGCTTTTCAAATGAAAAAGGCCATGCATCACTGCACGGCCTTTTTTTGTGGATTATTTTCGGGTGTTATCTTCTGGGGGCCGGGGCGCTCGGGCGGGCCTTGGCCTTGGTGAAGGCCAGTTCGGTGCCCTTGCCCTTGTTGAACATGGCCAGCACCCTTTCGGCATCATGGAAGGGCAAGGAAACAAAGGCGAAGGTTTCCATGATCTGGATGTCCCAGATTTTCTTGGGCGGGATGTTGCACTTGTCGCCAAGGAAGGTCAGCAGACGCTTGGGCGTCAGACCATCCTTGCGGCCCTGGGTCACGAAGAGGCGGGACTTGCCCGTCTTGTCCACCACGAAGGCGTCTCCGATCTCCTTGTAGTTGGAGGCGTCAAGCTCCTCCTGGAACATGTACTGCAACAGGGCGGCCAGGGTTTCGCGGGGCTTGCTCTGGTCGAGGAGTTCCTGGGCCATGCCCATGAATTCAAGCTCCGGCTCCGTGGTCATGATTTCCTGCAGTTCCGCACGGATGCGTCCCTTCTTCATGTCGATGACATCGGAGACCTTGGGCAGCCTGGCCTTGCGGATGTCTGTGCGGGCATGCTTGCTGATGAACTGCAGACGGCGGTACTCGGACGGCGTGATGAAGGTGATGGCAATGCCCTGCTTGCCGGCCCGGCCGGTGCGGCCGACGCGGTGCACGTAGGCTTCCGGGTCATGAGGCAGATCGAAATTGATGACGTGGGTCAGGTCGTGGACGTCAATGCCGCGCGCGGCCACGTCGGTGGCGACCAGGATCGTGACCAGCTTCTTCTTGAACTTGATCAGGATCTTCTCGCGCAGGCTCTGGGACATGTCGCCGTGCAGGGTGTCCGCGTCGTAACCGCGTTCCATGAGGCGCTGGGATACGGCGTCGGCGTCGACCTTGGTGCGGGTGAAGACAAGTCCGTAGAATTCCGACTCCATGTCGATGATCCGGCACAGGGCCTCGAATTTGTCGCTCATGGCGACCTCGAAGTAGATCTGGTCGGTCTGGGGGGCGGTCAGCTGGTTGGATTCGGCCCTAATGACCTGATAATCGCCCATGTATTTCTTGGCGATGCGCAGGATTTCAGGCGGCATGGTCGCGGAGAAGAGCATGGTGCGTTTTTCGGAGCCCGTCTGTTCCATGATCTCCAGCACGTCGTCCAGAAAGCCCATGTTCAGCATCTCGTCGGCCTCGTCGAGGATCAGGAAACGGATGCCCGAAAGATTGAGGCTGCCCCGGCGCAGGTGGTCGAGCACGCGGCCCGGTGTCCCGACAACCACGGACACGCCCTTCTTGAGGCTTCTGAGCTGGATATCCATGGACTGGCCGCCATAGATGGGGGCGACGTTGATGGTCCGGCCGCCGCGCAGGGAGTTGATCTCCTCGGCCACCTGGATGGCCAGTTCGCGGGTCGGGGCGAGAACGAGGGCCTGCACCGTGCGGATGTCAGGGTCGAGCATTTCGAGCAGCGGCAAGCCAAAGGCCGCAGTCTTGCCAGTGCCGGTCTGGGCCTGGGCGACGATGTCGTTCTCCCCGGTCAATACGGCCGGGATGGTCTTGATCTGGATGGGGGTTGGCTCTTCGAAACCCTTACGGGACAGAGCCTGGATGGTCAGTTCGGATAAGCCTAAATCAGAAAATGTAGTCATATTAATACCTTGCGGGCATGAGCCTCGCGGTCAAAAGAAAACCCGGCTCTGGAACCGGGCCCTTACCGTGAGGCCGACTGTCCAAGGCGGGAAACAAGCATTTCGAAAACGTGTGGAACCGGATCGAAGAGCGAACATGCTCAAGAAAGGTCGTGCGGAAAAGGAGGAATCCCCTCAAGAAATGCTCGGGGTATATATATTTTACTTTTGGGCTTGGCAAGAGATAATTTTTAAAATCGAAAAGAAATGAAAGGGGGCGAGTTCAGGCTCCCCCCCAGGCTTCGGGCTTAGCGCCGCATGGCGATCCCGGCCAGACTTTCCAATTCCTCGGAGAGTCCCAGGGCCTGAGTCATGGTTTCCCCGCGACAGACAAGTCCGTGGTTGTCCATGAATACGGCCTCGAAATCCCTGCTGGCCACGCCCACTGCTTGCCCCAGTTCCGGGGTGCCAGGCCGGTGGGCGGGCACGCGGGTCAGCTTGTCGGCGAAGACCCGGCCTTCGAAGAGGGGCAGGTCAAGAAGAGGACCTTCCCCGCGCAGGGACAGGGCCAGAAGTTTCGGCGGATGGGTGTGCACGATGGCCCGGGCCAGGGGCTGGTTGCGGTACACCTCAAGATGTACGGCAAGCTCCGAGGAGGCCCGCACCGATGTCAGGGGCGTTCCCGTGGCCAGATCTACCACGGCCAGATCCCGGGGCCCAAGGTGTCCCTTGGCACTGCCCGTGGCCGTGATCACAACGCGCTCCCCTTGTCGCATGCTCACGTTGCCGTTGAATCCGGCGAAGAGTCCACGCAGCCAGCCGTCGCGGGCGGCCGAGAGAATGGCCTGGCCCGTATCGGGATTGACCAGGGATGAGAATTCGGCTGTGCCCTGGAGCGTGGCGTTGTCGGGCTTTATGTCGATGACGGGAGTTCCGTCGATGACCTCAAGGGGGTGCACCTTCAAGCGCAGACCCTCGCGGCCGAGGATGCGAACCGCATGCAGGCCGATGGGTGTGGGGCGGTCGGGGGAACGGGTCGAGAAGATGCCGCGCATGGGCAATTTGCGGTTCCCCTGAGGGTGGCAGCGCAGCACGGCCTGATCGCCCTTGTGCATCCAGGTCAGGACCAGGATGGCGTCTCCGACCTGAAGGTCCGTGGCTGCGGGCTCGAAGTCCGGGGCCAGCTCGATCCAGACCGGGGGCATGGAGGTATCGCCGTATTTCGGGCACTGGTCACGGCTGACGAGATGGGAGCGGACGGTGCCGATGACGCGAGGGTTCATGAGTAATATCCTTGCTGCGGTTTTGGGGCCTCGAACATCATGCTTACCGCCCGTCATTTTGGCCGTCAAATGCAAGGCGTCCTCGATCCACCCTCGCTCATCCTCCGTGGCTTTTCGGTGTAAATCACATGACGGTTTCCAAGTGAAATTTGGGGCGATGCTTGTATTGAAATTGTGAAAAGGGTAGCACTTGATACGTTTTCAACCACAACCTCGGAGCGCGCATGAACCGCTTCTCCACCAGCCTTCTGGGTGAAGCCAAGACTCTGCTTCTGGCCACGGACGGCTCCATTTTCAGTGACGGAGCGCTGCAGGAGGCCATCTTTTTCGGGCAGGCCTGCGGTGCCCGGCTGATTGTTCTGCATGTGGTCAAAATCGATGTCGAATCCCTCAAATCCGCCAACGCCAGGGTCACCCGCGCTCAGCAGGAGATCGCTCCGTACATGGAGGACATCCGCAAGATGGCCAGGGACAGCGGGGTGGAGTGCGAGACCGTGGTGGTCGGTTCCTCGGTGCCCGAGCACGCCATCGTCGAGCAGGCCAGGATGCGCGAGGCCGATGTCATCATCATGGGCCGTCATGGCCGGGCCGGACGGCTGTATCTGATGGTGGGCAGCATGACTTCGAAGGTCATCGGGCTCGGTTTTCCCATGGTGCTCATGCTCCCCAAGGATTTCACGATGACCGGGTCCCATGTGCTGGTGGCCGTGGACGATTCGCCCAACAGTCGTCTGGCCGTCGAGGAGGCCCTGAGTCTGGGGCTCTGCTGCGTGACCCTGGAGAGGCTGACCTTCGTGGCGGTCGCGCGGCGGGAGAGCGGTCTGCCCGAGGCCGAAAAAATGGTCGAGGACATCTGTGCCCGAGGCCGGGAAAAGTGGCCGCGGATTCACTTTGAGGCCGTGGCCGGGGTTGGGCATGCATCGAACGTCATCGTGCGCGCCGCCGAGGAACGCAACGTGGACATGATCATGATCGGCGGCATGGTTTCGGGGCCGCTGCCCAAAATGTTCGGCGGCCGGGTGACCAAGGAAGTCTGCGGGTGGGCGCACTGCGCGGTGCTGGTGGTCACCGCCTAGGAGCCCGTCCAAAATCCGTTCTGGACTGCGTTGCTCCCCGATTCTGAAGGGCTCATGTAGGTAAGCTACACATCGCCCTTCAGAATCGGCTCGCGCCTTGCCAGAACGAATTTTGAACGGACTCCGGCTTCAATAGGAAAATTTGACTGAGCGGCAGGTGCGGGCCCTCGATTTTTTTTGTTCCTCCCATCTCACCATTTTGGAACAGCCTGGGCGTTGTAATTTTTGAACATCGAATCATCTGACAAGGAATGGTCTCATGTCGGTCAGGCTTTTGCGATTCTTTCCCTTTCTCGCTTGGTTTCCGTTCAGCGCGCTGGTCGTGCGGGCCGATCTGATGGCCGGGATCACCGGCGCGCTGGTGCTTGTCCCCAAGGCCATGGCCTATGCCCAGCTCTCGGGCCTGCCGCTGTATTTCGGCCTGTACACGGCCTTTGTGCCGGCCATCATAGGGGCCCTGTGGGGATCGTCCAGGCAGCTGGCCACGGGGCCGGTGGCCATCGTTTCGCTCATGACCGCCGCTGCCGTGACTCCGCTTGCGGTCTCGAACACGCCTGAATACATCGGTTTCGCCCTGCTTCTGACCCTGCTGGTGGGTCTCGTGCAATTTCTTTTGGGTGTGATCAAACTCGGCACCATCGTCAATTTCGTGTCCCATCCGGTCATCCTCGGGTTCATGAACGCGGCCGCCATCATCATCGGCCTGTCCCAGCTGGACCTGCTGCTGGGCATCCCCAAGGGCCGCAGCGACTTTTTTCTGGGGGATGTCTGGGAAATGCTCCGGCTGCTCCCGCAGACCCATTTGCCGACTCTGGGGATGACCTTCTTCGGGCTGGCCCTCATTCTCGTCATCAAGAGGATTCCGCCCCTGTCCAAGGCCAGCGTTCTCGTCGCGGTGGTCATCACCATAGTGGTCAGCGCCGCCATCGGCTACGACCAGCGCGGTACCGCCGTGCTCGACGACCTGGCAACCCCTCGGGCCCGGGATCTCGTGATCCAGTATGAAGAAAATCTGCGACGGATGGAACATCTGGGCGGCGAGGTGGCCGAGCTTTCCGCGCGGCAGCGGCGGGCGGAAAAGGACGGCTCAGTGTGGATGGCCGCAGGACTGCGGCACCAGACCGAGCTCGCGCGGCTGGACATGCACTCCCTGGAGCGGCGGCACAACGAGCTTCTGCGCGGCGTGCGGCAACTGCGCTTCGTGCGCCCTGAAGGCGAGGAGACTGGCCGTCTCTACCTGCTTGGCGACTCTCCGGAGGGCATGCAGACCGATGACCGCGCCTGGCACATCAAGAGCGTCGATCATGGAGTCATGAAGCTGGTCGGCGGCGGGGATGTCGTCGGGCCGGTCCCGGCGGGGCTGCCGGCCCTGACCATCCCGACGCTGAGCCTCGATGCCGTGATGCAATTGCTGCCCTCGGCCCTGATCATCGCCCTGGTCGCCTTCATGGAGTCCATCTCCATGGCCAAGGCCCTGGCCAGCAAGGCGCGGCAGCATGTCGATCCCAATCAGGAACTCATAGGTCAGGGGCTGGCCAATATCGGCGGGTCTTTTTTTCAGGCCTATCCGGCCTGCGGATCCTTCACCGGCTCGGCCATCAACATGCAGGCCGGGGCAAAAACAGGGCTGGCCATGGTCTTCAACGGCGTCTTCGTGGCCGTGACCCTGCTGTTCTTTACGCCCCTGCTCCACCACTTGCCCAAGGCCGTGCTGGCCGTAATTATTGTCATGGCAGTCACCAGCCTGATCACGCCCCACGCCTTCATGCACACGTGGAAGGCCAACAGGGGAGACGGCGTCGTCGCCCTGGTGACCTTCGCCGTGACGCTGCTCGCAGCGCCGCATCTGGACAAGGGCATCATGACCGGGGCGGCCCTGTCCATCGGCCTCTACCTCTATCGCACCATGGCCCCGCGTGTGGCGGTGCTCGGGCGCTATGCCGACGGAACCCTGCGGGACGTGAGCGTACACAAGGCCCTGGCGACCTCGACCCTGGTCACGGTCATGCGCTTCGACGGCTCGCTGTATTTCGCCAATGTGACGTATTTCGAGGACATGGTGCTGGGGGCTGTGGCCGAACACAAGGACGCGAAATTTCTGCTGGTGGTCGGGGATGCCATCAATTCCATGGATTCATCGGGCGAGGAGATGCTGCAGAATCTGGTGGGGCAGCTGCGCGAGACCGGCGTGCAGATCGTCTTTTCGGGGCTCAAGAAGCAGGTGCTCGACGTGATGCGGGCCACCGGACTTTATGAGCGCATCGGCGACGAAAACATCTTTGCCACGGAGTGTCAGGCCCTCAAGGCCATCTTCGCCCGGCTGGGCCAGGAAGTGGAGGACGACGCGCTTTTCGCCCACGTCAAGGTCATGGTCTGCTGACGGGCGCTTGAAAATTCCGGCCATGAAATGAA includes these proteins:
- a CDS encoding efflux transporter outer membrane subunit, with protein sequence MRRLILVIALVALSGCATLAPERERPAMPVPEAWNAPTQTGPLAGVDELGWRDVFPDSALQKLISTALNQNRSLRQAVLAMDKARAQFGIARADRIPNIDASGQNSNQRLPADLHGGIEGIDRQWNVGLGISSFELDFFGRVKSLEDSALESYLATEEARRAAHISLVSQVARGYLTLAGDREHLALARETLESRQATLDLTMAQLAHGMSTELARHQAEEVVAVAQAEVARLTAQVAMDENALAVLVGVPVPELGLPARAINDVALRTTVEPGLPSELLTRRPDILEAEHRLWAAGAEIGAARAAFFPRIGLTTTAGLASLELTDLFDSAQRAWTFVPSITLPLFDAGRNTARLEAAKAEQQIRVAQYEQTIQNAFREVSDALAKNQGYEGQVKAQARRAASAEKSRLLVDQRFSAGLESAFAVHDAERTLFTARQNLLDARLARKLAMVELFTALGGGWQENGLHASAQ
- a CDS encoding efflux RND transporter permease subunit, which codes for MAHFFINRPVFAWVLAIAAMLGGVLAITGLPISQYPPIAPPSVAISATYPGASAKTLEDAVTQVIEQKMKGIDNLDYMSSTSQSSGQAEITLTFKAGTNPDIAQVQVQNKLQLAMSLLPQEVQAQGVQVTKAVRNFVQVLGFVSEDGSMARAELADYVAANVLDGMSRVEGVGEVTLFGSQHAMRIWLNPDKLHSYSLTPADVAAAIKAQNAQISAGQLGGLPSVEEQRINFTVSVQDRLQTPEQFRNILLKVHTDGSTVRLGDVAKVELGAENSQIVSRFNGQPAAALAIKLATGANALKTVEAIAEYTDSISSTFPAGMKVVEAFDTTPFVRISIEEVIRTLLEAVVLVFLVMYLFLQNFRATLIPTIAVPVVLLGTFGVLAAFGYSINTLTMFAMVLAIGLLVDDAIVVVENVERIMHEDGLSAKDATHLSMTQISGALVGIALVLSAVFVPMAFFGGSTGVIYRQFSITVVSAMVLSVLVALILTPALCATMLKPAKPGQGKRGFFGLFNRGFDRTANGYQKLVGSMTRRWGRSLVLYALILAAMMFLFQRLPTGFLPDEDQGILFVQVQLPIGATQDRALDVLERIENHFLETEKDSVQSLMAVAGFSFAGSGQNTAMCFVRLKDWSVRKTPDMHVKAIAGRAMAAFSQYRDAQVFAFSPPAVMELGNAAGFDFELQDMAGLGHEKLTAARNQLLGMARQHPDLAMVRPNGLDDTPQYRIDIDWDKAGALGLAVSDVTGVIATAWGSSYVNDFLDKGRVKKVIMQGEAPYRMMPEDLARWHVRGKSGQMVPMSSFATAHWTSGSPRLERYNGVPAMQILGAPAPGKSSGQAMATMESLASQLPEGIGFSWTGLSFQERQAGSQTIMLYGLSIIVVFLCLAALYESWSLPASVILVVPIGVVGALAAVSLRGLTNDVYFQVGLLTTMGLAAKNAILIVEFAKSLAESGMDLMTAVVEAARQRLRPILMTSLAFGLGVLPLALNSGAGSGGQNSIGTGVIGGTIASTIIGSLLIPVFFVIVAKLGLSRKEPKKSTTRAIIPGGHPCED
- a CDS encoding efflux RND transporter periplasmic adaptor subunit, with amino-acid sequence MKKILIPVVVVVAVGLGYLAWNKPSQANQPAAAQVAPAPEVAVVTMQETNVRLTTELPGRTAVYQMAEIRPQVGGIILKRAFEEGTEVKSGDLLYQIDPSTYEVAVARAKAAVAKAKAELEPARLKAVRYRDLIRTKAVSQQDHDEVQAALALAEANVAAAQAELGAAHIDLERTRVLSPISGRIGRSTITPGALVTANQAQAMATVQQLDPIYVDLTQSNVELLRMKHALKSGAVQSAGAAATKVRLILEDGATYAHEGILQLAEASVDQSTGSVTLRAVFPNPERDLLPGMYVRAVVEEGVLANALLIPQQAVVRDAHGKAMAMIVDGEEKVAVRPLELDRAVDGDWVVRQGLAAGDRVVVEGLQKARPGVQVRVAKDTM
- a CDS encoding TetR/AcrR family transcriptional regulator produces the protein MAKRLTTIIRREQIAEAALALVADQGVGALTARNVARAVGVTAPALYRHFPGGKADILASVLDLLDDVKTEGIRQAIKEPGPALTKLRRCYDLHISVVERYRALPNLVLSDALWSDENHLRERLLKNHQRHQSEVAGIIRQGQIAGEIRDDIDADEIFVQFLGQFLTIAILYSRRGDMIDPKTQAEANWKMFVRGVSP
- a CDS encoding rubrerythrin family protein, whose amino-acid sequence is MSKTTENLKEAFAGESQANRKYLAFAKKAEEEGLPQVAKLFRAAAHAETIHAHAHLRLMKGIGSTAENLKEAVAGETHEFKSMYPAMIADAQAEGEKAAEKYFVFANQAEECHANLYSKAAEKMGELAAVDYYVCSICGHIHEGEPTEKCPICGAPAKAYGVVA